The proteins below are encoded in one region of Castor canadensis chromosome 6, mCasCan1.hap1v2, whole genome shotgun sequence:
- the Srp19 gene encoding signal recognition particle 19 kDa protein isoform X2: MACAAARSPADQDRLLKILQLQKFKMYAQQLDLMYFLRKIKCTLENGIVMFSTEAESESSSNRKMAAFVLYSSHHVSQ, from the exons ATGGCTTGTGCCGCCGCGCGGTCCCCGGCCGACCAAGACAG GCTGTTGAAAATCCTACAGCTACAGAAATTCAAGATGTATGCTCAGCAGTTGGACTTAATGTATTTCTTGAG aaaaataaaatgtactctaGAGAATGGAATCGTGATGTTCAGTACAGAGGCAGAGTCCGAGTCCAGCTCAAACAGGAAGATGGCAGCCTTTGTCTTGTACAGTTCCCATCAC GTAAGTCAGTAA
- the Srp19 gene encoding signal recognition particle 19 kDa protein isoform X1 — protein MACAAARSPADQDRFICIYPAYLNNKKTIAEGRRIPISKAVENPTATEIQDVCSAVGLNVFLEKNKMYSREWNRDVQYRGRVRVQLKQEDGSLCLVQFPSRKSVMLYAAEMIPKLKTRTQKTGGGDPSLQQGEGSKKGKGKKKK, from the exons ATGGCTTGTGCCGCCGCGCGGTCCCCGGCCGACCAAGACAG GTTTATTTGTATCTATCCTGCTTACTTAAATAACAAGAAGACCATCGCAGAGGGGAGGCGGATCCCTATAAGTAAG GCTGTTGAAAATCCTACAGCTACAGAAATTCAAGATGTATGCTCAGCAGTTGGACTTAATGTATTTCTTGAG aaaaataaaatgtactctaGAGAATGGAATCGTGATGTTCAGTACAGAGGCAGAGTCCGAGTCCAGCTCAAACAGGAAGATGGCAGCCTTTGTCTTGTACAGTTCCCATCAC GTAAGTCAGTAATGTTGTATGCAGCAGAAATGATACCTAAACTAAAAACAAGGACACAAAAAACAGGAGGTGGTGACCCAAGTCTTCAGCAAGGAGAGGGAAgtaaaaaagggaaaggaaagaagaagaagtga